The window AAATCTGCAAATAAATATTCTATACCTAGTTATGCAATTAATCATTATGTTTTGGGAGGAATATTGACAAAGGGAAAAATTGTTTTTTCATTTGAAGAGGCTCTTAAAGAAATTGAAAATATATTTAAAAAATAAGAATATAGGAAATATTTTCCCATATTCTTATTTTGTATATTCTTCTACTAAATCTAAAACTTCTTCGGTAGTAGAACATTGAATTGCTTTTTCTGCTAGTTCTTTCATTTTCGTTACTTCAAGATTTTTAATTTGACTTCTTGCTTGTAAGATTGAAGTTGCTGACATAGAAAATTCATCTAATCCCATTCCCAAAAGTAAAGGAATTGCAAGAGGATCTCCTCCCATTTCTCCACACATTCCAGTCCATTTACCTTCTTTATGAGAGGCTTCTATCACACTTTTAACTAATCTTAAAATTGCAGGATTGTATGGTTGGTATAGGTATGATACTTTTTCACTCATACGATCAGCTGCCATAGTATATTGAACAAGGTCATTAGTTCCTATTGAGAAGAAATCAACTTCTTTTGCAAATAAATCTGCAATAACCGCTGTTGATGGTATCTCTACCATTATTCCTAATTCAATTTCATCACTTACTCCTACACCTTCTGAAATCAATTTTTCTTTTTCTTCTAAGAATAGTGCTTTTGCATTACGGAATTCTTGAACAGTTGCAATCATAGGAAACATTAAACACAGTTTACCAAAAACCGAAGCTCTTAATAATGCTCTTAATTGTGTTCTAAATAAATCAGTATTATCTAAACAAAGTCTTATGGCTCTATATCCTAAAAATGGATTCATCTCTTTAGGTAAATCTAAATAAGGTAACTCCTTATCTCCGCCAATATCTAAAGTACGAACAACAACAGGTTTATCTCCCATTCCTTCTAAAACTGCTTTATAGGCTTCAAATTGTTCTTCTTCTGTTGGCAGTGAATCACGTCCCATGTATAAAAATTCTGTACGGTATAAACCAACAGCTTCGCCACCGTTATTTTTAACACCATCTAGGTCAGCAGGAGTTCCTATATTTGCAGCTAAAATTACTTCATGATCATCTTTACTAACAGTTTTTTCATTTAATAATTTAGCCCATTCTGCCTTTTTAGATTCAAAATCAGTTTCTTTTACTTTATAATTAGAAATTAATTCTTCTGAAGGATTAATTTCTACTATTCCGTTAAGACCATCTATTATTAGAAAATCTCCATTCTTTACTTGCTCCGTTATATTTCCCGTACCTACTACTGCAGGTATTTCTAAAGAACGAGCCATTATAGCTGAATGAGATGTGCGCCCTCCAATATTAGTTGCAAAACCTTTTACAAAATTTCTATTTAATTGAGCAGTATCAGACGGAGTTAAGTCTTCGGCTATAACAATAACTTCTTCTTCAATTAAACTTGGGTTTGGTAAATTAACACCCAACAAATAAGCAAGTAATCTCTTAGAAACATCTCTTATATCGGCTGCACGTTCTCTCATATAATCATTATCCATCGATTCAAACATATGAATAAACATATCGGAAGTTTCTTTTAAAGCATATTCTGCATTTATCTCTTTAGAAACAATATCCGTTCTAACTGTTCCCATAAATTCTGGGTCATCTAAAATCAGTAAATGGGCTTCAAAGATAGCCGCCTTATCTTCTCCAAGATTAACCAAGGCTTTATCTCTAATTATTTCTAATTCTTTTTTTGATAATTCTACCGCTGCATCGAAACGAGAAATTTCTTCTTCAGTATCTTGAATTTTTCTTTCGATTACTGTTAAATTTGGTTCAACAAAGATGTATGCTTTAGCAAAAGATATACCTTGTGATGCGGCAATACCTTTTAATTGTAACATACTATATTAATCCTTCTTTCTTCAATGTTTCTTCAATAGTATTCAGTGCTACTTCTTCATCTGAACCATCAGCATAGATTGTAACAACTGCATCTTTAGCAACACCAAGACTCATAACACCCATTATTGATTTTAAATTAACTCTTCTTCCTTTAAATTCTAATTCGATATTAGATTCAAATTTAGAA of the Gemella sp. zg-570 genome contains:
- a CDS encoding phosphocarrier protein HPr; the encoded protein is MLQREYKIVDETGIHARPATLLVQAASKFESNIELEFKGRRVNLKSIMGVMSLGVAKDAVVTIYADGSDEEVALNTIEETLKKEGLI
- the ptsP gene encoding phosphoenolpyruvate--protein phosphotransferase; its protein translation is MLQLKGIAASQGISFAKAYIFVEPNLTVIERKIQDTEEEISRFDAAVELSKKELEIIRDKALVNLGEDKAAIFEAHLLILDDPEFMGTVRTDIVSKEINAEYALKETSDMFIHMFESMDNDYMRERAADIRDVSKRLLAYLLGVNLPNPSLIEEEVIVIAEDLTPSDTAQLNRNFVKGFATNIGGRTSHSAIMARSLEIPAVVGTGNITEQVKNGDFLIIDGLNGIVEINPSEELISNYKVKETDFESKKAEWAKLLNEKTVSKDDHEVILAANIGTPADLDGVKNNGGEAVGLYRTEFLYMGRDSLPTEEEQFEAYKAVLEGMGDKPVVVRTLDIGGDKELPYLDLPKEMNPFLGYRAIRLCLDNTDLFRTQLRALLRASVFGKLCLMFPMIATVQEFRNAKALFLEEKEKLISEGVGVSDEIELGIMVEIPSTAVIADLFAKEVDFFSIGTNDLVQYTMAADRMSEKVSYLYQPYNPAILRLVKSVIEASHKEGKWTGMCGEMGGDPLAIPLLLGMGLDEFSMSATSILQARSQIKNLEVTKMKELAEKAIQCSTTEEVLDLVEEYTK